Proteins from a genomic interval of Desulfofustis limnaeus:
- a CDS encoding DUF362 domain-containing protein, with the protein MSEAVPVLLSRCPDYQVRRLHEQFDRFAGELGVPACLAGRTVLLKPNLVSGWAPPLACTDGQFLRAVAEWFIDRGARLRIGDSPAFGSAAQVLQRQGIMALLAGLDLRVVEFVTPRPLRLAHGVTIAVAEEALACDLLVNLPKIKAHSQMYVTLAVKNLFGLVCGMRKALAHMTNGLSHQRFADLMLDLLAVLPEHVAFVDGIQVMHRAGPARGEPLFFGCLAAGRVQQAIDFGLIEALELDAARCPICVAARRRRMIGSTPSSLRFPLEQPDSLHGSGFIAPDRLAPVPFNPLRFAVNTARRVAGRLSR; encoded by the coding sequence ATGAGCGAAGCGGTGCCCGTGCTGCTCAGCCGCTGTCCCGATTATCAGGTTCGCCGGCTCCACGAGCAGTTCGACCGGTTTGCCGGCGAACTGGGGGTGCCGGCCTGCTTGGCCGGTCGCACCGTCCTGTTGAAGCCCAACCTGGTCAGCGGGTGGGCCCCGCCGTTGGCGTGTACCGACGGACAGTTCCTCAGGGCGGTGGCAGAGTGGTTCATCGATCGAGGGGCCCGGTTACGGATCGGCGACTCGCCGGCCTTCGGCAGTGCCGCCCAGGTCCTGCAGCGCCAGGGCATTATGGCACTCCTGGCCGGTCTTGATCTGCGGGTCGTCGAATTTGTCACGCCGCGGCCGCTGCGGTTGGCGCACGGGGTTACCATCGCCGTGGCCGAAGAGGCGCTGGCTTGTGATCTGCTGGTCAATCTCCCGAAAATCAAGGCCCATTCGCAGATGTATGTGACCCTGGCGGTGAAGAACCTGTTCGGCCTGGTCTGCGGCATGCGCAAGGCGCTTGCGCACATGACCAACGGCCTGAGCCATCAGCGGTTTGCCGATCTGATGCTCGACCTGCTGGCGGTGCTGCCCGAGCATGTGGCCTTTGTGGACGGCATTCAGGTGATGCACCGAGCCGGCCCGGCGCGGGGGGAACCGCTCTTCTTTGGCTGTCTCGCCGCCGGCCGGGTGCAACAGGCCATCGATTTCGGATTGATCGAGGCCCTGGAACTGGATGCGGCACGCTGCCCCATCTGCGTGGCCGCGCGCCGCCGCCGCATGATCGGCTCGACTCCGTCGTCCCTGCGGTTTCCGTTGGAACAGCCGGACAGCTTGCACGGTTCGGGTTTTATCGCCCCCGACCGGCTCGCCCCGGTTCCCTTCAACCCACTGCGTTTTGCGGTCAACACCGCCCGGCGTGTGGCCGGCAGATTGAGCCGTTGA
- a CDS encoding putative ABC transporter permease subunit — translation MAMRLLAPFLGSAKNRFLRGRAMRLKTAALILLGLAIAAVLYLISWRTVSYFQAQSELGIILSMKIYQMAWITIFAMLVFSSMIAGVSTLYLSQDNEIVVAAPISWSELYRCRLLTTFFNTSWMVLIFTLPIFAAFGVVFAAGPAYWPLLLLLVPITAVIASGSAMILVVLLVSWFPARRTKDIIFYLTLCFGILLYLVFRLLRPEDLVNPEKYSQFVEYLSAVSTPAGPWLPAGWTANLLIGYLLDRQIDWLLVGLLLTTPLVLLFLGEFLMEKLFAGGFSKAQESFGGYRRFRPPRLLSLRSWIFRKELLSFLRDSREWSQFFMIGALVVVYLYNFKVLPLESTFGSTYVANLISFGNIGLTGFLVAALAARFVFPCIGAEGGAFYLIQSSPLSPARFLWYKYLFYVVPFTGLTVVLIVVSNHLLQIAGPMWWISLFSALLICFTVVALALGFGAIFADYHAENRTASLGIGAIFYFFCASAYLLAVLLSGYSPAYRLVRRWIFHRAMPLFDAVVVGGWVIGVTALSVLVGLVIIRRGIAALQPR, via the coding sequence ATGGCAATGCGCCTGCTCGCTCCCTTCCTCGGCTCCGCGAAAAACCGGTTTCTGCGCGGCCGGGCGATGCGCCTGAAGACAGCGGCATTGATCCTGCTCGGCCTGGCCATCGCCGCCGTCCTCTACCTGATCAGTTGGCGGACCGTCAGCTATTTCCAGGCCCAGAGCGAACTCGGCATCATCCTCAGTATGAAAATCTACCAAATGGCTTGGATCACCATTTTTGCCATGCTCGTCTTCTCCTCCATGATCGCCGGCGTCTCGACCCTCTACCTCTCCCAGGACAACGAGATCGTGGTGGCGGCGCCGATCAGCTGGTCCGAGCTGTATCGATGCCGTCTGCTGACCACCTTCTTCAACACCTCCTGGATGGTGCTCATCTTCACCCTGCCCATCTTTGCCGCTTTCGGGGTGGTCTTCGCCGCCGGCCCAGCCTACTGGCCGTTGCTGCTGCTCCTGGTCCCGATAACCGCTGTGATCGCCAGCGGTTCGGCGATGATCCTGGTGGTCCTGTTGGTCTCGTGGTTCCCGGCCCGAAGGACCAAGGACATCATTTTTTATCTGACGCTTTGCTTCGGTATCCTGCTCTACCTCGTCTTTCGCCTGCTGCGGCCCGAAGACCTGGTCAATCCCGAGAAATACAGCCAATTCGTCGAGTACCTATCGGCGGTCTCCACCCCGGCCGGACCGTGGCTGCCGGCCGGATGGACCGCCAACCTGCTGATCGGCTACCTGCTGGACCGGCAGATCGACTGGCTGCTCGTTGGCCTGTTGCTCACCACCCCGCTGGTTCTGTTGTTTCTCGGGGAATTCCTCATGGAAAAGCTGTTTGCCGGCGGTTTCTCCAAGGCCCAGGAATCGTTCGGCGGGTACCGCCGTTTTCGCCCGCCCCGCCTCCTTTCACTCCGCTCCTGGATATTCCGCAAGGAACTGCTTTCCTTCCTGCGGGATTCCCGCGAATGGTCCCAGTTCTTCATGATCGGGGCGCTGGTGGTGGTCTATCTCTACAATTTCAAGGTGCTGCCGCTGGAATCCACCTTCGGCAGCACCTACGTGGCCAATCTCATCTCCTTCGGCAATATCGGCCTCACCGGATTCCTCGTCGCCGCCCTGGCGGCCCGTTTTGTCTTTCCGTGCATCGGCGCCGAGGGAGGCGCCTTCTACCTGATCCAGAGTTCACCGCTGTCGCCGGCTCGTTTCCTCTGGTATAAATATCTGTTCTACGTGGTGCCGTTCACCGGTCTGACGGTCGTGTTGATCGTCGTCTCCAACCACCTGCTGCAGATCGCCGGCCCCATGTGGTGGATCTCGCTCTTTTCCGCCCTGCTCATCTGCTTCACGGTCGTGGCGCTGGCGCTTGGCTTCGGCGCAATCTTCGCCGATTACCATGCGGAAAACCGCACGGCCTCCCTGGGGATCGGCGCGATCTTCTATTTTTTCTGCGCCTCGGCCTACCTATTGGCCGTTTTATTGAGCGGCTATTCCCCCGCCTACCGATTGGTGCGGCGCTGGATATTCCATCGTGCCATGCCGTTGTTCGATGCCGTGGTGGTAGGCGGGTGGGTAATCGGTGTTACAGCATTGTCGGTATTGGTTGGACTGGTGATTATCAGGCGGGGTATTGCCGCGTTACAGCCACGTTAA
- the fabL gene encoding enoyl-[acyl-carrier-protein] reductase FabL, translating to MTGRVALITGGSRGIGRAIAIRLAEHGMDIIVNYVRHRQDAQDTATAVEALGRRCLIIKANVAKQEDVEAMFAVISTEFGSLDVLVSNAASGVLKPALELTERHWNWAMDINARALLTLVQQGLPLMGGGARIIAVSSLGSVRAIENYTTVGASKAALESLVRHLAVELGPRGIRINTVSAGAVDTDALKKFPNRDEILGTALQRTPLGRLTTPEDVADVALFLCSNLADMVQGQVITVDGGYAIRG from the coding sequence TTGACCGGGCGAGTTGCCCTGATCACCGGAGGGTCGCGAGGCATTGGTCGAGCGATTGCCATCCGACTGGCCGAACACGGCATGGATATCATCGTCAATTATGTGCGGCACCGCCAGGATGCCCAAGATACCGCCACGGCGGTGGAGGCGCTGGGGCGACGCTGCCTGATCATCAAAGCCAACGTTGCCAAGCAGGAGGATGTGGAGGCGATGTTTGCCGTCATCTCCACCGAGTTCGGCAGCCTCGATGTGCTGGTGAGCAATGCCGCCTCGGGTGTGCTCAAACCGGCCCTGGAGCTGACCGAGAGGCACTGGAACTGGGCCATGGACATCAACGCCCGGGCCCTGCTCACCCTCGTCCAGCAGGGGTTGCCGCTGATGGGCGGTGGTGCCCGAATCATTGCCGTATCAAGTCTCGGTTCGGTACGCGCCATCGAGAACTACACCACTGTCGGTGCTTCCAAGGCGGCACTCGAATCGCTGGTACGCCATCTGGCGGTGGAACTGGGTCCGCGCGGTATCCGCATCAACACCGTCAGTGCCGGCGCCGTGGATACCGATGCCCTGAAGAAATTCCCCAATCGCGACGAGATCCTGGGCACCGCGCTGCAGCGCACGCCGCTTGGCCGTCTGACCACACCCGAAGATGTGGCTGACGTGGCGCTGTTTCTTTGCAGCAACCTGGCCGATATGGTCCAGGGCCAGGTGATCACCGTGGACGGTGGCTACGCCATCCGCGGATGA
- a CDS encoding phosphoglycerate dehydrogenase: protein MTTYRLKKLNSIARKGLAQLSKQFTISEEETDPHGILVRSSPVDTDAYPSLLAVARAGAGVNTITVDKATERGICVFNTPGANANAVVDLVFPMIGVWQRNIYKGISFCESLRELEADKVGKEVERRKAAFRGVEIAGKTLAVIGLGQIGVRLANGGAHRYMRVKGFDPKPVMANIHMLLPEVTIAPTLTDAIGDADIVSLHVPLIDKTRGMVNREFIARMKPGALLVNYARGPIVDVDAVLEALESGQLVGYICDFPNEKLIGHEKVLLTPHLGASTTESEENCSLMAVRELVNYLSYGNITNSVNFPNIETIPADQVKTRLIVINRDVPGMIAFISNVLGGHGINIASFKNESNGTIGYNIIDMEAAVDDGVIDEIRVNDNVIRTRTITFKNEPIG, encoded by the coding sequence GTGACCACCTATCGTCTCAAAAAGCTCAACAGCATCGCCCGCAAAGGGCTGGCTCAGCTGTCCAAACAATTCACCATCAGCGAGGAGGAAACCGATCCCCATGGTATCCTCGTGCGCAGCTCGCCGGTCGATACCGACGCCTATCCTTCATTGCTCGCGGTGGCGCGGGCCGGGGCCGGGGTGAACACGATCACGGTGGACAAGGCCACCGAGCGCGGTATCTGCGTGTTCAATACGCCGGGGGCCAACGCCAACGCCGTGGTCGACCTGGTGTTCCCGATGATCGGGGTGTGGCAGCGCAACATTTACAAGGGGATCTCCTTCTGCGAGTCGTTACGGGAATTGGAGGCCGACAAGGTGGGCAAGGAGGTGGAACGGCGCAAGGCAGCCTTTCGCGGTGTCGAGATTGCCGGCAAGACGCTCGCCGTCATCGGCCTCGGTCAGATCGGCGTGCGGCTGGCCAATGGCGGTGCACACCGCTATATGCGGGTCAAGGGGTTCGATCCGAAACCGGTCATGGCTAATATCCACATGCTGCTGCCTGAGGTGACGATCGCCCCGACCCTGACCGATGCCATCGGTGATGCCGATATCGTCAGCCTCCATGTGCCGCTGATTGACAAGACCCGGGGGATGGTCAATCGGGAATTTATCGCCCGCATGAAACCTGGTGCGCTGCTGGTCAATTACGCCCGTGGTCCCATTGTCGATGTGGACGCCGTGCTGGAGGCCTTGGAAAGCGGTCAGCTGGTCGGCTATATCTGTGACTTTCCCAACGAAAAATTGATCGGCCACGAAAAGGTGTTGCTCACGCCTCATCTCGGCGCCTCGACGACGGAATCGGAAGAAAACTGTTCGTTGATGGCGGTTCGGGAACTGGTCAACTACCTCAGTTACGGCAACATTACCAACAGCGTCAACTTCCCGAACATCGAGACGATCCCAGCCGATCAGGTGAAGACCCGGTTGATCGTCATCAACCGTGACGTCCCCGGCATGATTGCTTTCATCTCCAACGTGCTCGGGGGCCACGGCATCAACATCGCCTCGTTCAAAAACGAGTCCAACGGCACCATCGGTTACAACATCATCGACATGGAGGCTGCTGTTGATGACGGGGTGATCGACGAGATTCGCGTCAATGACAACGTCATTCGCACTCGGACGATCACCTTCAAGAACGAGCCCATCGGCTGA